ATCTGCGCCCGGCTCTTTCGCCACGAACACCCCGTCGTCGATGTCATCGCACGCCGACTCTCCGGACCCATTGACGTCCAGCCCCACGCCCACCGCGAAGGTCTCCAGCTCGTCGTTCTCCGCCGCTGCGCCGGACGCACCATGGCCGCCGGCGTCTGGGTCGGCGTCTCCGGAACCACCCTCATGGCCTCCTATCCCGGCGACCGCCACGGCTATGAACTTCGCCCCTCCGCCGCCGCCGCCGAGATGATTGTCATCAAACTCGCCATGACCCCCGCATGGCCCGCTTCCCGAGCCCGGCCTTGGCCCGCAGTACTCACCGGCATCACCGAACCACCGCGCCTCACCGAAGCCATCGACCGTCTCCGCCGAGATGTACGCCCCGTTGGTGCCTCCGTTCCCTCCTGGGTCGCCGATGCCGCCGTCGTCCTCTGCGCCTGGGTCCGAGATGACGAACCCGGCACACCCGTGCCCGCCTCCGAAGAATCCGACCCCGCCATCCAGGCCGCGCTCAGTCTCATCGAAGAGCACCCCGCCGAGCCGCCCACCCTCGAACAGATGGCAGCCGCTGCGCACCTCTCGCCCCGCCAGTTCGCCCGCCGCTTCGAACGAGCCGTCGGCCGCACGCCTCACGAATACGTGAGCCAGCGCCGCCTCGAACGCGCCAAAGCCCTCCTCTTCGACGAACGACACACCGGCGAACAGGTCGCCCGCGCTGTCGGTTTCTCCTCGCAGGCCACCTTTACCCGCTGGTTCCGACAGCACACAGGCAAAACCC
The sequence above is drawn from the Phycisphaeraceae bacterium genome and encodes:
- a CDS encoding AraC family transcriptional regulator; protein product: MERARTIPPMPPEQAVLDICARLFRHEHPVVDVIARRLSGPIDVQPHAHREGLQLVVLRRCAGRTMAAGVWVGVSGTTLMASYPGDRHGYELRPSAAAAEMIVIKLAMTPAWPASRARPWPAVLTGITEPPRLTEAIDRLRRDVRPVGASVPSWVADAAVVLCAWVRDDEPGTPVPASEESDPAIQAALSLIEEHPAEPPTLEQMAAAAHLSPRQFARRFERAVGRTPHEYVSQRRLERAKALLFDERHTGEQVARAVGFSSQATFTRWFRQHTGKTPMQYRSDPMVL